The Tachysurus vachellii isolate PV-2020 chromosome 23, HZAU_Pvac_v1, whole genome shotgun sequence genome segment cttcttcatcttctcctccgtcctcctcttctttttcaCCTTCACTGCCATCTTCCTGCTCTGTTCCTTCTAGATCTTTCTCTGCATCagaatcttcttcttcatctccacTTTCTTCCTCTCTATCACCACtctccttttcctctcctccactttcttcctcttcattttctgtttctctttccagtcccttttcttcttcttcatcatcactttctttttttcctgcttttcttacctcctcatcttcactctcttcttcctcactctcttcctgtcctgcttcaccctcctcttcttcttcctcactctcttcctgtcctgcttcaccctcctcttcttcctcctcagtTTCTTCCTGTCCTGCTtcactctcctcctcttcttcttctttactctcttcctgtcctgcttcactctcttcttcttcttcttcttcttcttcttcttcttcttcttcttcttcttcttcttcttcactctctttctgtcctgcttcactctcctcctcttcttcttcactcTCTTCCTGTCCTGCTTCACTGTCTTCTTCCTCACTCTCTTCCTGTGCGGCATCACtgtcctcctcttcttcctcacactcttcctgtcctgcttCACtgtcctcctcttcttcctcctcactATTCTCATTCTCCTCCTCACTCTCTTCATTTCCTAATTCACTCTCTTCCACTTCTTCCTCACTCTCTTCCTGTCCTGCTTCACTGTCCTCCCCTTCTTCCTCCTCACTATTCTCCGCTTCCTTCTCGCTcactttttttcctgctttaccCTCCCCATCTTCTTCCTCACTTATTACCTTTCCTGTttcactctcttcctcttcGTCCTCACTCTCTTCATTTCCTACTTCACTCTCTTCCACTTCTGACTCGCTATCTTCACTTCCTACTTTACTCTCTTCCTTTCCTACttcactctcttcctcttcttccttacTGTCTTCCCCTTCTTCCtcactgtcttcctgtcctccttcactctctttctcttcttcttcactcTCCTGCTCGTCCTTCACACCCTCTTGTTCTTCTTTCTCACTTCCACCCTCTGTCGTGTCTGCCTCTACCtcactttcattttcacttAGCTCTTCGTCCTCTGACTTGTTTTTCACTATCCTGACAGACCCCTTCTCCTCTTCGGAActatccttttcttcttctgctgcGTCTTCATCTTCACTTTCACCACCTTCACCAGGAACGCTTTCAGATTTAGAACTTTTACGCTCATCCTCACTTTCCTCCTCTTCTAGcatgctgtgtttctgtctATTTGTTTCTTTACTGCTCTCTTCCTCATCACAGCTCATTCTGCTTTTGTCCTCTTCTTGCTCAACAGTCTCActctcttcttcatcctcttgtTCATCTATAACCTGACTTTTCCCTTCTTCCtcaaactcacactcactctcttttcctttctctgatTCGATCTtacttttctcctctttctcctctccttcGCTCGTCTCATCCTGACTTGACTTTCTCCAAGTCGTGTCATCTTGCTCTTCATCGTTATCATTTGTTCCTTGGCCAACACTATTACTAGCTTCCTTGACAGATTCCACACTGCTGCGCTTCTCAATTCCTTTCCCCAATCTCTCAGTGTCTGTGATCCCTTGActctcatcctcctcttcttcctcctgtGATAAGTGATAGATCTCATCCTTCTTGACTGCTTTATCTTCAGATTTCTCCTCAGCGTGAGACTGAGACATGCTCCTCTCAGTTTCCTCATCTGAAGTTGCAGGCACAGGCTTTACATTAATGGTAACCGCCATCCTTTTGCTTACATTCCTCTCCGGATCCTCACAGATCGAGGCAGCGTTTGAATGAGACTGTTCGTCCAGAGTGTCTGAACTCTGCCCACTGGTTTTCAAGGAGCTGATGGATGCTGCTCGGGACAGGAAACGGCTGGAGGCTACATCTTTCAGAAGACGCACAGGACTCTCAATGGGCAGGTCTTCTGTTAGCGATGTCACTCCAATGAGAGAGCATGGCATTGTGTCCTCTGAATGGGAACTGATGCTGTTTGCTGAACTGGCTGCTGCTTCAAGGTCCAGCGAAAGccctttttctgtcttttgtgtgtCCACGTTGTGCTTGCGTTTGGTTGACTGGGTCTTCTTGGTTGCTCCTTGTGCCCGATTAGACTCAGCATTAATAGTGCTGCTGTTCCTTGTTTTTACATCATGCTCAATGGTGTTGTCCAGTAATTTGCTGTGAACAACTACTGGCTTGCTTCTCTCTACTTTGCTGTCAGACTTCGCAGGTATGTGTTTCACCTGTGTGATTCGAGCGTAAAACTTTTCTTCAGTGGCTTGTTGCTGTCTTCTTTCCACTGACCTTGTTTTGGATCCTGCTTTCTCTAAATCTGCCTCTCTAAAATGTTTAGCCTTTTCTTTTGATTCATAAATTACTTTCTCCTCTCCTTTTATATTGCTTAACTGCTCCACCACCTTACTGCGCTTTACCTCAGATTTTACCTTCCGCCTCTATCCAGGCCCCAGGAAGCAGAAGGGAAAATGAAAGAGTGAGAATTGAGTGAGCAAAAAGTGCAAGAAGAATGAGCGCAGAATAAGCACAAAGatgaaaaaagtaaatgaataaataaataaatgctatagAGTGAGTTAGAGAGATAGCCATGTTAATGGGAAGAACACACGAGTATTAAAATAGTACTGTAAGGTCATGCCACATCCCATAATTATCACCAGTGGCTGCTCAATAGCAACGTAAACAACATCATTACTGGAAAAGCAGGTACAATCTACTAAGATAAAATgttggaatattttttttttttatttttactcaaatgaaaaatgtttattttgtccatactgtacatctacagCGATTGTTTGTGTGCTCGCCGTACGAGTTAAGCGCTCAGTACTGTATCGTCCTCTTGTTATATGCTACATATTGACTTGTAGAAAATGATGATGGCTTACTCATCTGATTATGTCTGTTCTTTTCATCTCTGTAAAACAGTGTCTGTGGTCTTTACACCACTGAACTCTTATATGTGCTATAGTTTGCACTGgaacattaatataatatactgcTTTATGTAGGTAAggctacggtggccgggaagtgcaaaacacattaacaaatatcaaaacaaatttacaaatcccaaaacacattaacaagtcagacaacccggaagaggttggtatagtttgtgaatggaaacttatcATCATCGGACGaaacacctttcattcacctgtatatcattaatgacagtcgtcttgtccaatgatcggtaagtttccattcacaaactatacctaccgcttccgggttgtctgaatcggtgcatgaaacacattaacaaatcagaaaacacattaacaaatcagaaaacacaacgacatttcagacaacccggaagcgttgatatagtttgtgattggacaagacacctgtcactcaaagcatacgtgaagttcaacagtctgccgcagggaaaagttggaatggatggatggaatggattactgtggattaattctgttattttcttgaacggagaactttatttaaactgagaactttacacattacacataagattccatatcTGTATATCGTGAGTGACagttgtcttgtccaatgatcggtaagtttccattcaaaaacgatacactaccgtttctgggttgtctgacttgtcgttgtgttttctgatttgttaatttgttttctgatttgttaatgtgttttttgatttgttaatgtgttttctgatttgttaatttgttttgggatttgttaatgtgttttgggatttgttaatttgttttgggatttggtaatttgttttgggatttgttaatttgttttctaaattgttaatgtgttttgggatttgttaatttgttttctgatttgttaatgtgttttttgatttgttaatgtgttttctgatttgttaatttgttttgggatttggtaatttgttttgggatttgttaatgtgttttgggatttggtaatttgttttctaatttgttcatttgttttgggatttgttaatgtgttttgggatttgttaatttgttttcggatttgttaatgtgttttcggatttgttaatgtgttttgcacttcccagCCACCGTATAAGGCGGCTTGAATAATTACGTTAAGAAGAACGTTCGTCGGGAAGCGACATCattccttttttatatatttagcattttaagCACCACTTGGATTCTATCCACTGCTTACCTTCTGCACAGGAGACAAAGTAATAGTCTTCTCAGCTGGATCCATCTTCATTACATgagtcttttaaaaaaacaaacaaaaaaaaccccataaaCGTCAGACACCAGCATTTTCCCTTTCAGTCATACTTTACTTATCACCTATAATCATGTCTGTCATTATGACATTGTTGTAAATTATCCAATAGTTTTGTAGcattgttttagatttaaacTCATATGCTGTTCATTATTCATTGTTCAgctataaatgattaaatcagTTAGGTAAAGCAAGGCAAAGCATTTCTTTCTGTACTCACTAAATTTAATAAATCCACAGTTTCTCCCAAATCTTTCACACTTTCGTTATCCTCATAGTTTTCAACAAGAGTCTTCGCATCTTCTTCGTGCTCTTCTGTGACCTTGCCTatgaaaatacatatataatgcaCGAAGCGTCAAACATATCACTATTAATTAAAGTAGTCAAAACTTTCAATAGTCTTCATTACCGGTGCTGCTGAGAAGGCCATTCCTCTGGAAACCATTTGTGGTTCTCTGCTTTAGTTGTGAAGGAAAAGTCTGACTAGAAGCAGGTAGAGACACATTAAGGTGACCTGAACTAAGAGGTGGAAGAGTCCGGAACATCATCCCAAACTGCTCTGGAGAGcgctcctaaaaaaaaaaaaaaaaaaaaagaaagaaaatcaaacaCAAATGATTATAAGAGATTGTAACAATGCCATGATCGGAACTTGGCAGAtacataataacaaaaataaaaaaaattcagtttgaTTGTGTGACAAAGATTGGAACTGGAAATGTTcactcaagaaaaaaaagattgtattTGTGGTTCGGtttcattttcttatatttatactGCCATCagtgacagtaaaaaaaaacctatatataatatagaaatatattaaagatgtaaatataatttaaaggtATAGAATTGGTCACAGTGATTAATTGCTATTTACTCATTTACAGCACCATCCACTATTAACTAAtcttcttttaattattttgccATTAAATACCTTCTTGACAGTTCACCCTAAAATTATTTAGATGCTTATTTTACATGCtactaaaaaagataaaatgtcattttatcttaaataacaaacatttatCTTCATTTTCTAGCCATAAAGCTCTTGGCTCTCAccacaggaaaaaacacaattaCAACTGGTTAAGCATTTCTCACAACGGCAGCttgtaaaatgttattaatcATACTAAAGAACACATTTAGTATGTCTGATATATTCAAACAAgtattattaaattttttatgaACGTTATTATAGCACAATTAACACAAAACATTCCCTGTAACCTTGTAACTATCCGTCAATATTTCCACGTAAACTGCTCTGAGGTTATGCTAACTTCTTCTACTAGCAAGCATGAATTCTCTGACAGCAATGCAATCATTATAATTAATTGTGTTACACTAAACTCACCCTCTCTCTGCGTCTGTCTCGGGCTGACAGACTTCTGTTCAGACTGTGTCGAGACTCCGCCTCCCGGAGCAGCTTCTCCAGATGGTCTTCAGTCACATCATTTTCCTCTAGGATTACAACTTCTGACCTTCTGAGTCGAGGTTTAGCCAATACTACCATGTGACACCCACCACAAGTAACCTAGGGGAAAAACCCACAAGTACAGAATATATGCTTGATATATTATGATAAAATCGTATATTTGTATGATTTAGAGAAATAGATACTATACTGAAACCCACAGCCTGCACGTTATTTTTGAGGAATCGTGGACATAGTGTTGGTTTGAACTGGTTGGCAAAGTACTCATCTCCTAGAGCCAGTTTCCCATGACGGCCATCTCCAAATGTGTAGAGAAGTCCACACTctgaaatgaacacatttaaaatgagaTATTTAGCAGAAAATGTTGAGGTAAATGCTGCATCAGGTGGTACAGTAGATAAGCAAGGGAGGACCTGGGACCTCGTCCAGCCCTACTTCCTGTTTGTATGAGATACACCACAAACCTTCAGCTTTTCTGTTCAGAACCAGACCCCAGGGACTGGTAGATGTGTCAAGAGAGCCCTGGGAAGAGAAACCCTCCGGGTTTTGCTATCAAATATGTCCAGCATGTTCAAGACCATAGTGCTTGCATAGCCCTATGTCCTTAGAAAACATATGGAGGAAGACCAGGTGCTACTTTTTTACCCTGTGCCAAGTTCCTATCTCACTGCCATGGCCCCTACACGGTTAGAAATTGGGTGGCCCCAGTGAACTAATGTAACAGCCGAGTAAGAGAAAGGAAACAGGTATGGATGGGTTTGTCATGacactttgattaaaaaatggTTTGAACCTGTCTCTGTGCTTCCAGTGTCTTCCCAGATCCACCATGTGTCCAATCCGCTCACAAAGACAAGAAAAAGGGGAATTGGTGGCTCAATTTGCAAACGTTTTCTCGAAGGATGCAGGGAACACAGCTGATACAATTGGACTTAAAGACCACACCCAAAGTTGTGATTTGGCAGCAACCATATGGAAAATGCAGTAGGATGGAATTGTTGAAGATGTCTGCCAGCCCTTGGTCCCATCATAGTAGTTCCAAAGGCCAACAGAAACCATAGTGTCTCCAATGATCTCCCGAAATCCTGAATCACAGCACTTGGTTTACTGCCACATCCTAGCAACAGGTATGCAACAGGTACTTTCTTGAGGTAAGTGGGTTATTTGAAGGGGAGATTTGGGTCattatacagtcgtatgcaaacttttaggaacccctgacaatttccatgattttcatttataaatatttgggtgttttgatcagcaatttcattttgatctatcaaataactgaaggacacagtaatatttcaaaatacattcatccagaatccagacacgcattacaggctataggaagcatctagaggctgttatttctgctaaaggaggctctgctaaatattgatgtgatttgtctgttggggtgcccagatttatgcacctgtcaaatttcgttttgatgcttattgaacattttctgttaatccaataaacctcatttcactaatgaaatattactgtgtacttcacttatttgatagatcaaaatgaaattgctgatccaaacacccaaatatttataaatgaaaatcatagaAAGATGATTttgaaattgtcaggggttcctaaactacGACTATACTATTGAAGGATGAAATTGGCCCCAATCAAGTACTCTCCACAGGGTATGTTGTGGCGTTGCAAAATTGTATGATAGTCTTTCTTCTTCAGGTCCCTTCCACTCAAATCTCCCATTTTACCATAAGCACAAAGCACCCCTGACCATGGCACTGCCTCCACCatgcatgaatgaatggtgttaaccattgtttttgcatcttttcatttgttttgcatctTACAAATGTTCTTCTGTTTGATCCAAAGACCTCAAActtagactcatctgtccataaCACATTTTACCAGTTTGTGATGTTCTCTGAAGGGGAGGTTCACAGCATGGTAAGATATTTTAAATTTCCTTGCTAAATTTCTTGCACTGAATAGCCTTCATTTCACAACAATACATTTTTCCTTAAAAACAAGGAAGTGATGGCAAACGTTTGAGGAGCATTATAAATGTATCATATACAATATGTAGCAGAATCTGGCTTAGTGGACAAGCAAAGTTTATGAGTTGGTGTGATGACAGCACCCTTGCAGTACCTGTGAGAACAGCGCTGTGATTTTCTCCACATGCTATGTACTTTACTCTTCCCTTCCGGAAATGTTCCACCTCTTTTGGTAAGCGGGACTCAAAAGTGAAGGTGCCATGACCCAGTTGACCAAACTGTCCCAGGCCAAAAGAATAGAGGTTTTTCTCTGAGgccaatcacaaacacacaaacacattaaggACCAACAAATAAGTACAGATTCCATTGAATAACAGAACAAAGACAGTAAGTCAGACAGGCACTAAATAACAGATGACATTGACGTAATACATGATGTTCGCTAAAACACTATAGTGAGTGTCAGGTACATGTGTGACATCTGAATACTGTCTGTTCAAGATAATTGCACACTCTAAATCTCATTTTAGGCACAGCTCAAGAAAAAAAGACCACCTGCCATTGTCATTTCTTCACAGCATGACTTTTTGTGTCAGTTGTAGTAcctgtgagtgcgagtgtgtggcCTCCCCCACATGCCACCTGCAGCACCGGTTCAGAGATGCCCTCCACCTGCTGAGGCACTCTGTGATTGGGCGCCTGTGAGGTGCTCAAACCCAGCTTTCCaccgtctctctctccaaaGGTGAATAACGCCCCGTCCTCTGGAACGCACAATACAGCCGTTGCTTAGCAACAAACCGAAGTATGACGGGTACGTTTCATTCAGTCAAATTAATGATGCATTTTGTTGTGCTCCATAAGCCACTGAAGGCCAGTGAAATGATATCAGCAGTAATGTTTCATGAGTCACAGAGGGAGAATTAATGGAGAATAgcttgaccagtgctatttccAAAAATATTAAGTAAGAAAACACTATGGTTTTGTAGTCAATGATTAGGTAGTTGTGCAATGACGGAAATATTAACACAGCAATTTgctagcatttttttatttaataatgaactCCTACTTTTCAGCTGTTGTGGAACAGCAGACAACATATTTTCTGTTATAAACTCTTCTTATTTTTCCCTCTTGATGTCagtaagacaaaataaaaacaactaaacACTCTCTTGTGATGCTCATAACAAAGTGCTGATGTGGACAATAACGCCTTTGTCATGCGTTGTCACGTTCgtaatgcatttattattcGTCCTGAATTATATCAGACATCCACCAAACCCCTGTGAAAGAGCTGATACTATAGCAAAAATACCACTTTAGAATGAACTAATGAATCTGCGATCTCTCTTACAGCTAGAACTACTGCCAGAGGTGCTGTTATAAGGAATTAATCAATGTCATCTCACCAATTAAACAGAGTTGTGGTATAATGCTTAATGGCATTAATGTCTCTTGTAGTAGATCAAGTAACATGGTGCTGGACACTGTCAGGTCATAACAAGTACACTGAGGTGATTTTACCTGTAACAAAAGCAGAGTGGTAGTAACCACAGGAAATCCACGTCACCCGTCTCCCCACATAAAGTTCACGTGGAGTGGAAGTACCTTCCTCCTTTCCCAAACCAATCTGCCCTTCAGAGTTATCACCCCAGACGTACAGCTTCCCGTCCTCTAGAAGACGGCAACGAAACAGACACGATAAACTAAAAAAGGAATATATctaacacaaaataattgctTTGTAGAGGAAAGAATACTTCAACTGGCCAGTACGCAGGTTTCCAAATGTAGTCTTGGACAAAACTGAGTATTTTAGTGAAATGCTGTAAAATACCTGTTTTTTGAAAAAGGTCTGGTTTAAAGGAGCTATTTAGAAGGCGTACAGGGCACAAAATAGAGGGTCATAAACTTTCCAAAAGAACTCATTTAAAGATGTTGTAGAATCAAGCGTGAATGTGGTCACAACACTGACTTCCCCACAATTTAACATTATGGTATATCTTACACAGGTTCATGACATATAATCTCATTAAAGTTCATTTCTGTTCAGTACTGTTATAACCTGGAAACCAAAATAGACTTAATTAGGATTATAGTCATCATGTTATATGTGTTATTTTTCAAATGAATTGCAGTAGATTGTAAATAAAtggatatattttatatgtattgtgttgttggtgttgttctGTTTGATCAACCCAACTGACACTGAGCGaatgtcatttctctctctataaCTGAGATGTGAGGTAACTTGATTTATGGGCTCGAGTTTATGAGACTTCCTGAACTGTCCTGGTCTGACATGTAAAAAGTAACCATTCTTATCTTTGAACATTATATTACTTACTTATTACATTATAGTACTTCACTTAAACTCAGCTTTACTAGCAGTTTAGAGACCGTTGGTCTAGACTTGGGCGTGAGTAAAAGTCTATTTAACACAGCTAGTTAGCTTGTCATGTATCGAAACATCTGTCAGAAGACTTCAGCAGTTAAATCTCTCACGTGTAATAGCAGCTGACGTGTTGGAGCCCGCTGCGAGCATCTTGATTGGGCCTCGTTTTGTGAAGAACTCCACCAGCTGGAATGAGGTTCTATCCACAAAGTCTCCAAGACCGAGCTGGCCTTCATTATTCCCCCCTGCTGCGTATAGGTTACTGGATGCTGCTGACACAAAAAGATTACTGTCACGCCCTTGTCTCTGAAATAAATACTGTTTGTTGCAAATCTGCTAACAAAGACTTTTGGGCCTTTAATTACACAGTACATTAATAAGTCACTTCACTTCATCTGATATCTTCCATGAATGATGTTTGTTTACACTTAGGCCACAATATCAATCAATATCTGTGTCTGAACTGGGAAATAattattttccacttttttgAACGTTAGCACCATGTGCTCCGTTACTCATTAACTTAGTTGGAGGAAGTGTAAAAATACTTACACGTGTAAACGAGAGTGTGAGTTCTTCCGCAAGCAACAAGCTTGACTTTTTCGGATTTCAAGGCTTGAACAAAAATACGGTTTGGTGTTAGTTTCAAAAGGCACTGTAAGACAGTTCTGTGTCATAACACAGATTGCTCTGATTGTCATGTCAGATTACATGAAAATCAGCAATACTggcagattttaaaatgaaaatgtacgACTTCAGGTTGGGGATAGACAAAACTTCCATTCAAACTGCTGTACCCAAAGATGTAGACTTCTATTTAGATCCCGAATGACCAAGCCATGTTCAGGGTAAAGTCTTGAGATGAGCACAGGATTTCATGGGTACAAATCTATAGCCTCCAGGTGAGTTTGCTACTTATAGAATGAGTCTTTGGCATGAACAGTGTTTTTGTGAAGTATCCATGTGGGTCCACTGCTCaagctaaaagaaaaaagagtgaaattTACCTTTAACACAAGTAGGTTTATTCACGCTGATCTTTTCGCCCAGGCCGAGCTGTCCCCAGTTATTACTGCCAAACATGAACAGTTTTCCGTTCTCTACGTTAGGAtgcaaaaaaacacagattgaTTGAGAGAGCTTAACACAGCAGAATGTATTTCTCAGCATGTTAATCGTACCTGTAATTAGTGAAGTGTGTTCATCTCCACATGCTAGCTTTACAGGGACGTCATTTTTCAACCAGAACTTGCTGGGAACATTGTCTGCAAATTTACTCTTGCCGAAAGTGAATACAGCTCCAGTTTCTGccataaaacatgaaaataattcaacaaaACCATTGAGTCATTTCTCAAGCCAACCAtctctcgtctcgtctcgtctaacggatatatatatatatatatatatatatatatatatatatatatatatatatataaataatttcttattattagaattttaatatacaataaaGATATTTGGAAACAATTATCTAccaagtgtaaaaaaataataataaaactaactaCATTTCAACGTGATTTTATTGTGCATTTCACAGGAATTGATTGTAAATAGTGAacaattattataattgtaaataaactttttttaaataatacactgcaagcattttatttttattttcagtatacaaataaaagtacgtgtgtgtgtgtgagagagtgagagagagagagagaggaggaggcgtggcttcgTTGTCCCTGGCAACGCAAAGAAGCTACTTTTCATTCGCATGAAATAACTGACAGCTCGTTTCACactgaaacagaacaaaacggaaaaaacccaacagttttataattttgtgtgtttttcccttctGTCATCTTCCATTAAATTCTCTTCTCACATAAATTCTCACTCTGTTATGTAACGTTACACAATTCGCATGGAGACAATAATAGCTTTGGGACGTTGGACTTGCTATCTGTAAttgtaatgttaaaaataaataataatttgtaaaaaaaaaaaaaaaaaaaagattgaacaAACCTACCcggtatctcatcgtctgcgtCTCCAGCCATCTCTTCAGTAATCAGCTTATTACACTGTGAAGcccaaaataaaattcatttccGGTTCACGAGAGCCTAAAAccgtcacttcctgtttacgTGCGTCTCCATTAAACACCAATTGcgcattactattattattattgttattattataaatattattattactattattattattgttattataatccGTCGCGTATTGTACACTTCTTGAGTTTTATAGTTTGTAAACATCCACTTCCGGTGTGGTTGTAGGGAAACGCGACAGTTCAGGAGGATCTTTTCATGATGAAAATTCATCTTTGGATAACGGCACAATGGACGCGTTTTTCACTCCTTACTACACATTTAGTTTGTTTAATGGAGCTAAGAAGCACCTGAACATTGCAGTGCGGTGTTCGGCTGTGTTTTAATCTTCCTGGTTTTTCTCTACAGTCTTTGTGGCACAACAATAATGGAAGGAGTTTTGTACAAGTGGACAAATTACATGACAGGTCAGTTTATACAGGACAGGAGCAGCTGCAGGAAATCCCACACAAATGTGTATAAAGAGCTCAGAAATGCAGACCATGTGAAATCTAATACCTTGTTCTTGTGATTAAAATACGTCGTTTTTAGTTTTGGAACTTAAAGAACTTCTATAACTGT includes the following:
- the rpgrb gene encoding retinitis pigmentosa GTPase regulator b; its protein translation is MAGDADDEIPETGAVFTFGKSKFADNVPSKFWLKNDVPVKLACGDEHTSLITENGKLFMFGSNNWGQLGLGEKISVNKPTCVKALKSEKVKLVACGRTHTLVYTSSSNLYAAGGNNEGQLGLGDFVDRTSFQLVEFFTKRGPIKMLAAGSNTSAAITQDGKLYVWGDNSEGQIGLGKEEGTSTPRELYVGRRVTWISCGYYHSAFVTEDGALFTFGERDGGKLGLSTSQAPNHRVPQQVEGISEPVLQVACGGGHTLALTEKNLYSFGLGQFGQLGHGTFTFESRLPKEVEHFRKGRVKYIACGENHSAVLTECGLLYTFGDGRHGKLALGDEYFANQFKPTLCPRFLKNNVQAVTCGGCHMVVLAKPRLRRSEVVILEENDVTEDHLEKLLREAESRHSLNRSLSARDRRRERERSPEQFGMMFRTLPPLSSGHLNVSLPASSQTFPSQLKQRTTNGFQRNGLLSSTGKVTEEHEEDAKTLVENYEDNESVKDLGETVDLLNLTHVMKMDPAEKTITLSPVQKRRKVKSEVKRSKVVEQLSNIKGEEKVIYESKEKAKHFREADLEKAGSKTRSVERRQQQATEEKFYARITQVKHIPAKSDSKVERSKPVVVHSKLLDNTIEHDVKTRNSSTINAESNRAQGATKKTQSTKRKHNVDTQKTEKGLSLDLEAAASSANSISSHSEDTMPCSLIGVTSLTEDLPIESPVRLLKDVASSRFLSRAASISSLKTSGQSSDTLDEQSHSNAASICEDPERNVSKRMAVTINVKPVPATSDEETERSMSQSHAEEKSEDKAVKKDEIYHLSQEEEEEDESQGITDTERLGKGIEKRSSVESVKEASNSVGQGTNDNDEEQDDTTWRKSSQDETSEGEEKEEKSKIESEKGKESECEFEEEGKSQVIDEQEDEEESETVEQEEDKSRMSCDEEESSKETNRQKHSMLEEEESEDERKSSKSESVPGEGGESEDEDAAEEEKDSSEEEKGSVRIVKNKSEDEELSENESEVEADTTEGGSEKEEQEGVKDEQESEEEEKESEGGQEDSEEEGEDSKEEEEESEVGKEESKVGSEDSESEVEESEVGNEESEDEEEESETGKVISEEEDGEGKAGKKVSEKEAENSEEEEGEDSEAGQEESEEEVEESELGNEESEEENENSEEEEEEDSEAGQEECEEEEEDSDAAQEESEEEDSEAGQEESEEEEEESEAGQKESEEEEEEEEEEEEEEEEEEEESEAGQEESKEEEEEESEAGQEETEEEEEEGEAGQEESEEEEEEGEAGQEESEEEESEDEEVRKAGKKESDDEEEEKGLERETENEEEESGGEEKESGDREEESGDEEEDSDAEKDLEGTEQEDGSEGEKEEEDGGEDEEEDADQEEEDVDEFTEDTADEDEEEEPKKKRKGKEKPSVMSKQSKSKQETSKSKKGPARRHQSDSQESQEPRQFWDDVLPQYLNLK